One window of the Synechococcus sp. CC9311 genome contains the following:
- the ftsZ gene encoding cell division protein FtsZ — protein sequence MQPITAVKAHIMEIVSSEMSSSMNPEGISPSQSARIEVIGVGGGGSNAVNRMILSDLEGVAYRVLNTDAQALIQSAADNRVQLGQTLTRGLGAGGNPSIGQKAAEESRADLQQALQGADLVFIAAGMGGGTGTGAAPVVAEVAKESGALTVGIVTKPFSFEGRRRMRQADEGIERLAEHVDTLIVIPNDRLRDAIAGAPLQEAFRSADDVLRMGVKGISDIITLPGLVNVDFADVRSVMTEAGTALLGIGVGSGRSRAVEAAQTAINSPLLEAARIDGASGCVINISGGRDMTLEDMTTASEVIYDVVDPEANIIVGAVVDERLEGEIHVTVIATGFTDGNPYRSERITTRPAVSAFEPSSNTNIAPESGARIPDFLRQRQQRQNDN from the coding sequence ATGCAACCGATTACAGCTGTTAAAGCCCACATAATGGAGATTGTGAGCAGTGAAATGTCCTCATCCATGAATCCAGAGGGCATCTCGCCTAGCCAATCGGCCCGCATCGAAGTGATTGGTGTTGGTGGGGGTGGCAGCAACGCAGTTAATCGTATGATTTTGAGTGACCTCGAAGGGGTTGCTTACCGCGTTTTAAACACCGATGCACAGGCGCTGATTCAATCAGCTGCTGACAATCGGGTTCAGTTAGGCCAAACACTTACACGCGGGCTTGGAGCTGGCGGCAACCCCAGCATTGGCCAAAAAGCTGCAGAAGAGTCGCGAGCTGATCTCCAACAGGCCCTGCAAGGCGCAGATCTGGTCTTCATCGCAGCGGGTATGGGTGGTGGCACCGGTACCGGTGCAGCTCCTGTCGTTGCAGAGGTTGCCAAAGAAAGTGGGGCCCTCACAGTTGGCATCGTCACCAAACCATTCAGTTTTGAAGGTCGCCGCAGGATGCGGCAGGCCGATGAAGGCATTGAACGTCTGGCAGAGCACGTTGACACCTTGATCGTCATTCCCAACGATCGACTACGGGATGCCATCGCTGGAGCACCTTTGCAGGAAGCCTTCCGCAGTGCCGACGACGTTCTGCGCATGGGAGTGAAGGGAATCAGCGACATCATTACGCTCCCAGGCCTCGTCAACGTTGACTTCGCTGACGTGCGCTCCGTCATGACCGAAGCCGGTACTGCACTGCTGGGTATCGGTGTGGGTTCAGGCCGATCACGAGCGGTTGAAGCCGCCCAAACCGCCATCAACAGCCCCTTGCTCGAAGCAGCTCGTATCGATGGTGCCAGCGGATGCGTGATCAACATCAGTGGCGGCCGGGACATGACCCTGGAGGACATGACCACCGCATCAGAGGTGATTTACGACGTAGTGGATCCTGAAGCCAACATCATTGTTGGCGCTGTGGTGGATGAGCGACTTGAGGGAGAAATTCACGTAACCGTGATTGCCACTGGATTTACAGACGGAAATCCCTATCGCTCAGAGCGAATCACCACTAGGCCCGCCGTTTCAGCGTTCGAACCCAGTTCCAACACCAACATCGCTCCAGAAAGTGGTGCTCGAATTCCTGATTTCCTCAGGCAGCGTCAACAACGCCAAAACGACAATTAA